A window of Mercenaria mercenaria strain notata chromosome 16, MADL_Memer_1, whole genome shotgun sequence contains these coding sequences:
- the LOC123540146 gene encoding zinc finger protein 600-like — MKTHRRIHTGEKCFKCDDCDYACNQNGNLKTHRRIHTGEKCFRCDVCDYACSDGSSLKKHRRIHTGEKCFKCDVCDYACNWSRNLKIHRRIHTGEKCFKCDVCDYACNWSGSLKKHRRIHTGEKCFRCDVCDYACNNSSYLKIHRRIHTGEKCFRCDVCDYACNNSSYLKIHRRIHTGEKCFRCDVCDYACNQSGSLKIHRRIHTGEKCFKCDDCDYACSDGSSLKKHRRIHTGEKCFKCDVCDYACNQSSSLNKHRRIHTGEKCFKCDVCDYACINSSRLKIHKRIHTGEKCFKCDVCDYACNNSSYLKSHKRIHTGEKRFKCDVCDYACNHSGSLRKHRRIHTGEKCFKCDVCDYACINSSRLKIHKRIHTGEKCFKCDVCDYACYNSSYLKSHKRIHTGEKRFRCDVCDYACNHSGSLRKHRRIHTGEKCFKCDVCDYACINSSRLKIHKRIHTGEKCFKCDDL, encoded by the coding sequence ATGAAGACacataggagaatacatactggagagaaatgttttaaatgtgatgattgtgactatgcttgtaatcAGAACGGTAATCTGAAGACacataggagaatacatactggagagaaatgttttagatgtgatgtttgtgactatgcttgttcTGACGGCAGTTCTCTAAAGAAacataggagaatacatactggagagaaatgctttaaatgtgatgtttgtgactatgcttgtaattGGAGCCGTAATCTGAAGATacataggagaatacatactggagaaaaatgctttaaatgtgatgtttgtgactatgcttgtaattGGAGCGGTAGTCTGAAGAAacataggagaatacatactggagagaaatgttttagatgtgatgtttgtgactatgcttgtaataATAGCAGTTATCTGAAGATacataggagaatacatactggagagaaatgttttagatgtgatgtttgtgactatgcttgtaataATAGCAGTTATCTGAAGATacataggagaatacatactggagagaaatgttttagatgtgatgtttgtgactatgcttgtaatcAGAGCGGTAGTCTGAAGATACAcaggagaatacatactggagaaaaatgttttaaatgtgatgATTGTGACTATGCTTGTTCTGACGGCAGTTCTCTAAAGAAacataggagaatacatactggagagaaatgctttaaatgtgatgtttgtgactatgcttgtaatcAGAGCAGTAGTCTTAACAAacataggagaatacatactggagagaaatgttttaaatgtgatgtttgtgactatgcttgtattAATAGCAGCCGTCTAAAGATACAtaagagaatacatactggagagaaatgctttaaatgtgatgtttgtgactatgcttgtaataATAGCAGTTATCTAAAGAGTCAtaagagaatacatactggagagaaacgcttcaaatgtgatgtttgtgactatgcttgtaatcATAGCGGTAGTCTGAGGAAacataggagaatacatactggagagaaatgttttaaatgtgatgtttgtgactatgcttgtattAATAGCAGCCGTCTGAAGATACAtaagagaatacatactggagagaaatgctttaaatgtgatgtttgtgactatgcttgttaTAACAGCAGTTATCTAAAGAGTCAtaagagaatacatactggagagaaacgcttcagatgtgatgtttgtgactatgcttgtaatcATAGCGGTAGTCTGAGGAAacataggagaatacatactggagagaaatgttttaaatgtgatgtttgtgactatgcttgtattAATAGCAGCCGTCTGAAGATACAtaagagaatacatactggagagaaatgctttaaatgtgatgatttgtga